Proteins encoded in a region of the Triticum dicoccoides isolate Atlit2015 ecotype Zavitan chromosome 3A, WEW_v2.0, whole genome shotgun sequence genome:
- the LOC119267787 gene encoding receptor-like serine/threonine-protein kinase At1g78530 encodes MSTKLIALYITVCSVLFIISKMLISFLCYKKWARKKRIIETSLTGGKLVIFRSAAMQSLSPKAFMRMIMGLSSKDIIGSGGYGTVYMLRLDEKSAFAIKKLSRGSAEMDRGFERELDTMGDIKHRNIVPLCGYYAAPHFNLLIYELMPNGSLDTILHGKEEKKQALLDWPVRYKIALGVARGLSYLHHDCIPHVIHRDIKSSNILLDHNMEARVSDFGLATLMKPNESHVTTVVAGTFGYLAPEYFETGRATTKGDVYSYGVVLLELLTGKRPTDESFLENGTRLVTWVKETMEEKREEHAVDGALASFPAEEVKFVFTVAEKCLESDPRDRPTMVQVAKMLEQAKLA; translated from the exons ATGTCTACCAAGTTGATAGCGCTCTACATTACAGTTTGCTCTGTTCTGTTCATCATATCCAAGATGCTCATCTCCTTCCTGTGCTACAAGAAGTGGGCTCGCAAGAAGAGGATCATCGagaccagcctcacag GTGGCAAGCTGGTGATCTTCCGGTCGGCGGCGATGCAGTCGCTGAGCCCCAAGGCGTTCATGAGGATGATCATGGGGCTGTCGAGCAAGGACATCATCGGCTCCGGGGGGTACGGGACGGTGTACATGCTTCGGCTGGACGAGAAGTCGGCGTTCGCCATCAAGAAGCTGAGCAGGGGGAGCGCGGAGATGGACCGCGGGTTCGAGCGGGAGCTGGACACCATGGGCGACATCAAGCACAGGAACATCGTCCCTCTGTGCGGCTACTACGCGGCGCCTCACTTCAACCTGCTCATCTACGAGCTCATGCCCAACGGCAGCCTGGACACCATCCTCCACGGCaaggaggagaagaagcaggcCCTCCTGGACTGGCCGGTGAGGTACAAGATCGCGCTGGGCGTGGCGCGGGGGCTGTCCTACCTCCACCACGACTGCATACCGCACGTCATCCACCGCGACATCAAGTCCAGCAACATACTCCTCGACCACAACATGGAGGCCAGGGTGTCGGACTTCGGCCTCGCCACGCTCATGAAGCCCAACGAGAGCCACGTCACCACCGTCGTCGCCGGCACCTTCGGCTACCTCGCCCCAG AGTACTTCGAGACAGGGAGGGCGACGACCAAAGGCGATGTGTACAGCTACGGCGTCGTCTTGCTTGAGCTCCTCACGGGGAAGAGGCCGACAGACGAATCGTTCCTTGAAAACGGCACACGGCTGGTGACCTGG GTCAAGGAAACCATGGAGGAGAAGAGAGAGGAGCACGCCGTCGACGGCGCTCTGGCGTCTTTTCCGGCGGAGGAAGTCAAGTTCGTGTTCACGGTGGCGGAGAAGTGCCTGGAGTCTGATCCCCGCGATAGGCCAACCATGGTGCAAGTCGCCAAGATGCTTGAGCAGGCGAAGCTGGCATAG